The following coding sequences are from one uncultured Cohaesibacter sp. window:
- the addA gene encoding double-strand break repair helicase AddA, with amino-acid sequence MAPNIPADTLEAQFKAAHPDNSAWVSANAGSGKTFVLARRVIRLLLNGTEPSRILCLTFTKAAAAEMSNRVFAELGKWTERSDEELAALLLDIERTPPTAAKLSLARRLFARALETPGGLKIQTIHAFAERLLHQFPLEANVPAHFEILDDQLSSELLDAALSHVLRAARLGIRPDWRTALDLVVDHMGDMGIRDALVSLVRDREGFGRFMEASEINGAGAGKAGLEAALGSLAAALGVSPSDSLAQLEADIPFGPDFQPGYLSQLAPLFATGGKRDKDQASLMAALVASTDSDEQATLWLKLFRKKDGDAKALSYVASKKMLEAEPALEGAIEREQMRLDKLFDKKAALLTLEVSGALFALAEGVIGYYERAKAARGLMDFDDLILKASDLLRGVNAAAWVHYKLDQGIDHILVDEAQDTNPRQWEIISKLGEEFFTGESARPVNRTIFAVGDEKQSIYSFQGAEPKWFADMRKHFQSHAKAAGKPFEDIKLRLSFRSTPHVLKSVDAVFSIASTFEALSSDKEATVHEPIRGRDPGLVEVWPLYEPIEQEDEEDWAKPLDAQGEASPQVRLARTIAKTVRHWIEDGEQLEGSGRTISAGDILVLVRKRDAFVTAVNRALKEEGLPVAGADRLALLDHIAVMDLLALCDVMLLPEDDLSLATILKSPLFGMGEDRLRDLAYAPDGRRSSLWDVLQKRAEAGRESDADFAAIFSQLKAWQSQIDFQPPFDFFAQVLGPDGKRQAFIERLGPEADEVIDEFLSRALEFEKTQTPNLQAFLSAMRAGGAEIKRDMGAAEDQVRVMTVHGSKGLEAPIVFLIDGTGKPANARHHPHLVELPNETGGPDLRAWKAPSKSQPLPVKQSLAQLDAAAEEEYLRLLYVGMTRAEDRLYLCGYRGKNQPAENCWYEVARRSLATDLVDVAHPVTGELIHRWQLAGAFVARDAASTDGDSEASKKSAPALPDWFRAPAPERTLAPPLLQPSRAAEMEEAADRPFVRTAPAETNARVFDWEPRRRGTLIHALIEHLPQLPRDKRASSALAYLAGIASDMPLEARQQMLDEVIALIEHPQHSALFGPDSQAEVSLAGFVEVDGVPRTVSGQVDRLIVTSDSVVIVDYKTNRYPSSTADAIPMAYQLQMALYAELLASLYPGKSILSLLLWTADASIMEVNAAQRRSALDHVGVKSLTQGR; translated from the coding sequence ATGGCACCGAATATTCCAGCCGACACGCTCGAAGCCCAGTTCAAGGCGGCCCATCCGGACAATTCGGCCTGGGTGAGCGCGAATGCAGGGTCTGGCAAGACCTTCGTCCTTGCACGCCGGGTCATCCGGCTGTTGCTGAACGGCACCGAGCCGTCACGCATCCTCTGTCTCACCTTCACCAAGGCAGCGGCGGCGGAAATGTCGAACCGCGTCTTTGCCGAACTTGGCAAATGGACCGAGCGCTCCGATGAAGAACTCGCTGCGCTCCTTTTGGACATCGAGCGGACGCCCCCCACCGCCGCCAAGCTCTCCCTCGCGCGAAGGCTGTTCGCTCGGGCTTTGGAAACACCCGGCGGGCTGAAGATCCAGACCATCCACGCCTTTGCCGAACGGCTATTGCACCAGTTCCCGCTGGAAGCCAACGTACCGGCGCATTTTGAGATTCTCGATGATCAGCTCTCAAGCGAGTTGCTGGACGCTGCCCTGTCTCATGTCTTGCGGGCGGCCCGCCTCGGAATACGACCGGATTGGCGAACCGCACTCGATCTCGTTGTTGATCACATGGGCGACATGGGCATCCGGGACGCGCTGGTCTCTCTCGTGCGGGATCGGGAGGGCTTTGGCCGTTTCATGGAAGCAAGCGAGATCAACGGGGCGGGAGCCGGGAAAGCCGGACTTGAGGCGGCCCTTGGGTCTCTCGCCGCAGCGCTCGGTGTATCGCCCAGCGACAGCCTTGCTCAACTTGAGGCGGATATCCCCTTCGGGCCAGATTTCCAACCCGGCTATCTGTCCCAGCTCGCGCCCCTCTTTGCCACCGGCGGCAAGCGGGACAAGGATCAGGCAAGCCTGATGGCTGCTCTTGTCGCATCGACCGATAGCGATGAGCAGGCAACACTTTGGCTCAAGCTTTTCCGCAAGAAGGACGGAGACGCCAAGGCGCTGTCCTATGTGGCGTCAAAAAAGATGCTCGAGGCGGAGCCTGCGCTTGAAGGGGCCATCGAACGGGAGCAGATGCGCCTCGACAAGCTTTTCGACAAGAAGGCAGCTCTCCTCACCCTTGAGGTCAGCGGTGCGCTGTTTGCCCTCGCCGAAGGGGTCATCGGCTATTATGAGCGAGCGAAAGCGGCGCGTGGCCTGATGGATTTCGACGACCTGATCCTCAAGGCATCCGACCTGCTGCGCGGCGTCAATGCCGCCGCATGGGTGCATTACAAGCTTGATCAGGGCATTGATCATATTCTCGTTGACGAGGCGCAGGATACCAACCCGCGCCAGTGGGAGATCATCAGCAAGCTCGGAGAGGAATTCTTCACCGGCGAGAGCGCCCGCCCTGTCAATCGCACCATCTTTGCTGTCGGCGACGAAAAGCAGTCGATCTATTCCTTCCAAGGGGCGGAGCCGAAATGGTTCGCGGACATGCGAAAGCACTTCCAGAGCCATGCCAAGGCAGCAGGCAAGCCGTTTGAAGACATCAAGCTGCGCCTCTCTTTCCGATCCACACCCCATGTGTTGAAATCCGTGGATGCGGTCTTTTCGATTGCCTCGACGTTCGAGGCGCTGTCTTCGGACAAGGAAGCCACGGTGCACGAACCGATCCGGGGACGTGATCCCGGTCTTGTGGAGGTCTGGCCGCTCTATGAGCCGATCGAGCAGGAGGACGAAGAGGACTGGGCAAAGCCGCTCGATGCTCAGGGTGAGGCCAGTCCGCAAGTTCGCCTTGCCCGCACCATCGCCAAGACCGTCCGCCACTGGATCGAGGATGGCGAACAGCTCGAGGGATCGGGGCGGACAATTTCGGCGGGCGACATTCTCGTTCTGGTGCGCAAGCGCGATGCCTTTGTCACCGCCGTCAATCGGGCCTTGAAGGAAGAAGGACTGCCGGTCGCCGGTGCCGACCGCCTTGCGCTGCTTGATCATATCGCGGTGATGGATTTGTTGGCGCTGTGCGATGTGATGCTGCTGCCCGAAGATGATCTGTCGCTGGCGACAATCCTCAAAAGCCCGCTGTTCGGGATGGGAGAGGATCGCCTTCGCGACCTTGCTTATGCACCTGATGGGCGACGCTCAAGCCTCTGGGATGTCTTGCAAAAACGGGCTGAAGCCGGGCGCGAGAGCGATGCCGATTTCGCCGCGATCTTCAGCCAATTGAAGGCATGGCAGAGCCAGATCGACTTCCAGCCACCGTTCGACTTCTTCGCTCAGGTATTGGGGCCAGATGGCAAGCGACAGGCCTTTATCGAGCGGCTTGGCCCTGAGGCCGACGAGGTCATCGACGAGTTCCTGTCGCGAGCGCTTGAATTCGAGAAAACCCAGACACCGAACCTTCAGGCGTTCCTTTCTGCCATGCGTGCAGGCGGGGCGGAAATCAAGCGCGACATGGGCGCCGCCGAAGATCAGGTTCGCGTCATGACCGTTCATGGCTCGAAAGGTCTTGAGGCTCCCATCGTCTTCCTCATTGACGGGACGGGCAAGCCAGCCAATGCACGGCACCATCCCCATCTGGTCGAGCTGCCCAATGAGACGGGTGGGCCAGACCTCAGAGCATGGAAGGCTCCCAGCAAGAGCCAGCCATTGCCGGTCAAGCAGAGCCTTGCCCAGCTTGATGCGGCGGCTGAAGAGGAATATTTGCGGTTACTCTATGTCGGCATGACGCGGGCGGAGGATCGGCTCTATCTCTGCGGCTATCGCGGCAAGAACCAGCCAGCCGAGAATTGCTGGTACGAGGTGGCGCGGCGCTCACTGGCTACAGACCTCGTGGACGTCGCCCATCCCGTCACCGGCGAGTTGATCCATCGCTGGCAACTCGCTGGGGCCTTTGTTGCCAGGGATGCAGCTTCAACCGATGGCGATAGCGAAGCATCGAAAAAGAGCGCACCGGCACTGCCCGACTGGTTCCGTGCGCCTGCACCGGAACGGACACTTGCTCCTCCTCTGTTGCAGCCTTCTCGCGCAGCGGAAATGGAAGAAGCGGCGGATCGTCCCTTTGTCCGTACGGCACCGGCTGAGACAAATGCACGCGTCTTCGACTGGGAGCCCCGGCGGCGCGGTACGCTGATCCACGCCCTGATCGAGCATTTGCCGCAATTGCCGAGGGACAAACGCGCCTCCTCGGCGCTCGCCTATCTCGCTGGCATCGCGTCGGACATGCCGCTTGAAGCGCGGCAACAGATGCTTGATGAAGTGATTGCGCTGATAGAGCATCCGCAACACAGCGCCCTGTTCGGCCCTGACAGTCAGGCCGAGGTGTCGCTTGCAGGCTTCGTCGAGGTTGACGGTGTTCCCCGCACAGTTTCGGGACAGGTGGATCGGCTGATCGTGACATCGGACAGCGTCGTGATCGTCGACTATAAAACGAATCGCTACCCTTCCTCGACAGCGGATGCCATTCCCATGGCCTATCAGTTGCAGATGGCGCTCTATGCGGAGCTGCTCGCGTCACTCTATCCGGGGAAATCCATTCTATCCTTGCTGCTATGGACAGCAGATGCTTCCATAATGGAGGTCAATGCCGCACAGCGGCGATCAGCACTTGATCACGTGGGTGTTAAGTCCTTGACGCAGGGCCGGTGA
- a CDS encoding folylpolyglutamate synthase/dihydrofolate synthase family protein: MFRCWRSSAIRIIICPPRIHIAGTNGKGSTSAFLRAMAEADGKRVHVYTSPHLVHFRERIRLAGTLVSDARLVEALLACEKANGDTPITFFEITTVAAFLLFAQNPADLLILEVGLGGRLDATNVIDFPALSVITAIAHDHEGFLGSELSGIAREKAGIFKPGVPVVVAPQSDEVRAVLEKEATRAHTGPVAYAGQDWMSYEEHGRLVFQSEDRFLDLPMPRLGGRHQLDNAGTAIAAIKTLYPDMPDRSIAEGLVKVDWPARLQRLTEGNLLRLLPADAELWLDGGHNPQAGHALSSALADLEEKAPKPLLMIIGMLVTKKPHGYFAPFKGLAREIITVPIPGSHAGVDPVELASMAQQAGIPASAAASLEEALKRFSLQQHNVAPRILIGGSLYLAGSALAANGTPPK, translated from the coding sequence TTGTTTCGCTGTTGGAGAAGCTCGGCAATCCGCATCATCATCTGCCCCCCACGAATTCACATTGCCGGAACCAACGGCAAGGGCTCGACCAGCGCCTTCCTTAGGGCCATGGCCGAGGCGGACGGCAAGCGGGTGCATGTCTATACCTCACCCCATCTCGTGCATTTTCGCGAGCGCATCCGCCTTGCCGGAACCCTCGTCTCGGATGCCCGGCTGGTCGAAGCTCTTCTGGCCTGCGAAAAGGCCAATGGCGACACGCCCATCACCTTTTTCGAGATCACCACGGTTGCGGCCTTCCTGCTGTTTGCCCAGAACCCGGCAGATCTGCTCATTCTCGAAGTCGGCCTCGGCGGGCGGCTTGATGCGACCAACGTCATTGATTTCCCGGCGCTCAGCGTCATCACCGCAATCGCCCATGATCATGAGGGCTTCCTTGGTAGCGAGCTCAGCGGTATTGCCCGCGAGAAGGCAGGGATTTTCAAACCCGGTGTGCCGGTTGTTGTCGCGCCCCAGTCTGACGAGGTCCGCGCGGTGCTTGAGAAAGAAGCAACCCGTGCCCACACCGGACCGGTCGCCTACGCCGGGCAGGACTGGATGTCCTATGAAGAGCATGGCAGGCTGGTCTTCCAGAGTGAGGATCGCTTTCTGGATCTGCCGATGCCGCGCCTTGGTGGTCGCCATCAGCTCGACAATGCGGGCACCGCAATCGCGGCGATCAAGACGCTTTATCCCGACATGCCCGACCGCAGTATCGCCGAGGGTCTCGTCAAGGTGGACTGGCCCGCTCGTCTTCAACGCCTGACCGAAGGCAATCTTTTAAGGCTCTTGCCTGCCGATGCGGAGCTGTGGCTCGATGGAGGGCACAATCCCCAAGCTGGCCATGCTCTCTCGTCAGCCCTTGCCGATTTGGAAGAAAAGGCACCCAAGCCTCTCTTGATGATCATCGGCATGCTGGTGACAAAGAAGCCGCACGGCTACTTTGCTCCGTTCAAGGGATTGGCGCGGGAAATCATCACGGTTCCCATTCCCGGCTCTCATGCCGGAGTTGATCCGGTCGAACTGGCAAGCATGGCGCAGCAGGCGGGTATTCCCGCCTCCGCAGCGGCCTCTCTTGAAGAAGCCCTGAAGCGCTTTTCCCTGCAACAGCATAATGTGGCCCCCCGGATCCTGATTGGCGGCTCCCTCTATCTCGCCGGCTCGGCCCTCGCGGCAAACGGTACCCCTCCCAAATAG
- the trxA gene encoding thioredoxin, producing MATVNATDATFAEEVQGDVPVVVDFWAEWCGPCKMIAPILDEIDTEKAGSIKVVKVNVDENPNTAAQFGVRSIPTLLLFKGGEAVAIKVGAVPKSDLEKWIETGA from the coding sequence ATGGCTACCGTAAATGCTACCGACGCTACTTTCGCTGAAGAAGTTCAGGGCGACGTTCCTGTCGTGGTCGATTTCTGGGCTGAATGGTGCGGTCCGTGCAAGATGATCGCTCCCATCCTTGATGAAATCGACACCGAAAAAGCCGGTTCTATCAAAGTCGTGAAGGTCAACGTCGACGAAAACCCGAACACCGCTGCTCAGTTCGGTGTCCGCTCCATCCCGACCCTGCTGCTGTTCAAAGGTGGCGAAGCGGTTGCGATCAAAGTGGGCGCTGTGCCGAAGTCCGATCTTGAAAAATGGATCGAAACCGGCGCCTGA
- a CDS encoding DUF1127 domain-containing protein produces the protein MLDNVVKNYRQWRNYRDTVEELNRLSNRDLTDLGISRADITSIAREAAIK, from the coding sequence ATGCTTGATAATGTTGTTAAAAACTATCGTCAGTGGCGCAACTACCGTGACACTGTTGAAGAACTGAACCGCCTGAGCAACCGTGATCTGACCGATCTGGGCATCTCCCGCGCGGACATCACTTCAATCGCTCGCGAAGCAGCGATCAAATAA